TTCGGATGAGAACCCTCTAACTGGAGTGAAGATAAGACGgacggtggtggtggggggcgtgcagagcTAGCCAGCCGCCCACCTCACCTGACCTCCTCAGGTGGACCGAGCTGCCGGACTCCGGCGACGGCACACGTGGAGGCCGTGTAAAATGTGTGGAATGTGTGAATGCCGGTCCTGCCCGCTGCGGGGTGCAGCCGGGACGGCTCAGATGTCAGAGGCCCCGtctctgactccctccctccGGCGGTTAGTGCTGACTTTGGTTAAGATGCCGGTGAcggcccggccagtgtgctcagtggttgagcatcaacctatgacccaggaggtctcGGTTGGATTCCGATGGAGggttctctcgcatcattgatgtttctatctttctctcctctccctttctctgtctgaatcattaaacacatgttttaaaaataaaaaggtggcaGGTGGCGGCCAGTTCCCCTTCCAGAAGCGGGCAGGTGACGTTTTTATGGACAGGCTTTGCCCGGCGCGCCCCCTGGGCGAGTGCGTTCACTCGGGTGGTGGTTGAGTCCCTAGAACGAGGTCCGTGAGGGGCCGCAGCAGCAGGCCATGGTGTTTCCCTCAGAGGGTGGGCCCAGCTAAAGGACGTCCCGGGGCCCTGACGTGGGCACTGCTCACAGATGTTACGTGAGCGTGTCCATGTGCTGCCCAGCTGGAGCCTGTGCCAGTCCTGTgtgcacccccccgccccccccccccccccacatacacaccacaGACGGCCGAGGAGCCCGTGCTCTGGCCTGGGTCATGCGGCCCCTCGGGTGGAGGAGCGGGGATTGGAACCCAGTGCTGAGATCTTGCGTAAGGAAGtggcctccctgctctgccctctgggACCACCACCCTCAATGTCCTGGGCCTGCAGCTCACGCAGCCCCTGCGCCGTGTCCCGTCTGTGCTGGGCGCTGAGTCGGTTGCACtcctgcaggaaggaggggggcTGACCACAGCGTCTTGTGCAAACCGCCTGCAggaggcctcctccctccctggctctcAGGCTCTCGGAACTGCTCTGCCCTTTCCTGATCGCCCCCCTCCAGGGTCCGGAGAGGGGAGACGGGCAGCTTTTCGGTTCCCTGGGCTTTCCCGTCTGTCTGCCCAGGGCAGAAGGACCGAGTAGCGAGCCGCGGGCTGTGGTCTGGTCTCCAGAGCTGTTCCCACGCTGCCAAGGTCTCCTGCGTGTCCTCAGTCCAGGCCTTCACCCTCTCTGGTCCCTGGGACACCCACAGGCTGTCAGGGGCCCGGGGTTGTgccggggtggggcagggcgAGGATTCGTCTCTTCAGTGTTTGGAAAACTGGGTGGAAgctggccaggctgtggggaCATTCCAGATCATGAGAAAGGCGTTGGCTGGGGATCCCCGAGCGTGGCCCCCGGCACCCCGTCTGTGAGGGTGTGGGGAGCAGTGccctgtgccctcccacaggggataTTCGAACACCTCGAGTGCAGAAGGTCTCTTAAAGGTGACCGTTCAAACCTGCAGGCTTTGTGCACAGACAGGTAAGATCTGCAAGCTGCGTTTTTAAAAGTTTAACGAAGAGTCGGGCTTTGCAATTTGTGACTTTAATAAATTGAAtagagctttaaaaaacaaataaggtAAAACTGCCAAAATTGGTTTTAACTTTAACCCACTTGTGTCCTACCCGTGTTTAGTGGGATAAGTCTCTGGGCGTCAGGTAAGGacatggggggcaggggtgaccCTGAGGCCTTTAGAGCTGGGATGTCAGGGCCCCTCCCCCGGTTCCTTACACAGCCAgcacctcatttttaaaaagttcatcgTGTTGCATTCTTTTTCTTAAGAGGGCCCCCAAATGATCGTCAGGACCCCCAGATCTAAATGCGGAAGGCTGAGTGCTGAGCCTCCTGGTGGGTGCGAGGAGTAAGGGTCCTCTGACATTTCTGCAGCACCTGCTGAGCCGCCCTCTCTCCTGGGAGGACCCTCCGCAGTGGCGCTCCGCGAGATGTAGCCGCAGGCCCGAAGAGAACGCAGTCATGGCCTCtcgcacttttctctttccttgagcCCTTTAACCGGCGACTGCCTTCAACAGCGACTTTTCACTTCCTGGTAGCGCCCTGGCAGGCTCCCCAACATCCAGAAATAGCCGCAGTGGGTACTGCATTCAGGCGGAGCGGCCGGAGGCCGATTAGATAGAGCGAGTTACAGGCATACTTTTAGGCTCATGAGGCCACCGAAGGGGGTGGCTCCTGGGATAAAGGCCCAGGCGcccggggcagggggtggtgtGCACTGAGCAGGCCCACACCCCGCACAGCCCACGGCACCCTCCCCGCCTGGTGGCCGTCCCCGCCCGCTGCACTGAGTCAGAGGTTCCCGCAGGGCGAACCCCATCCCTGGGAGCCCCAGCGCCATCAGCGGAGTGCTGACTGTGCCAGGCACCGGAGCCCTCTGAAGTCCACATCATCACCCCGTTTTGCAGGTTAAGAAACGGAGGCCCCGAGCTTAGGTCTCCCAGCAGAGCGGGCTGTGAGGAGCTCCATCTGCCATGGTCACAGGTTAACCGAGTCACTGCTTTTACCTGTCAGGTAGCTGGACATTTACCAGGTTCTTAGAACTAGCGCCATGCGCACGGGgtgaggccaggcctgggtcGCCCGGCTGTTTCACTGTCAGGATCTGATCTATCCCAGGAGTTAACGAGCCTTCCCGTTAAAGCCGCCGCTAGGACGATGCGCTAGGACGATGCGCTAGGACGATGCGCTAGGACGATGCGCTAGGACGATGCGCTAGGACGatgcacatttatttaaaaagaaaaccccgCAGTCATTTGTAAAGCTGCCCTGGAAACAGCcgccggtgtgtgtgtgtgtgggggggggggttggggggggcggggagctgggagcagcttGGGGAGGAGCCGCGtggaggagggggctgtgggcGGAGAGGCAGGGCCGGGAGGGCAGGCGCAAGGACTGGGAGTGGGTGCTTCTTTCCGGTGTGAAAGCCTGGGCACCCGAGGGTGACGCCCACACCCACGCCTGCCCCTGCGCGGGACCCCTGACACCGCAGCGGCCCCTCCACCCCGTCCCCATCTCAGAGGTACCTGCCCCGCCAGcgcctctcccccaggccccgTCAGGCTGCCTGCACCGCCCTCCTGGGGTGGCAGCGGCCTCCTCCCTGGACCCCTGCTCTGTCCGACGGCCCCGCCCACAGACACGCAGGAATGAGCGGGATCCTATTGAAATGGCGCTTCTCTGCCCCATCGGTCCATCCTCCCGGGAAAATGAAGTGCGAGCCCCCAGGCCGCTGCCTGTCCCAGCCCCTGTGCGATGGGCCCACCCCTCCGCCGCCTCCTCTGGCTCCAGCCACGTGGGCAGCAGCCACGGTCCCCCTTCTGGAGTGGCCCCCCCGCCAGCACTTGGGGCTGGGCAGCCTTGTGGGGGGGCGTCATGCACATTGTAGGGTGCTGAGCAGCGCCCCTGGCCGCCAGCCCCCCATGCCCACAGCACGCCCCTCCCAGGACAGTGAGGAAGGCCGGCCACAGGGCCAGCGGCCCCCAAACGGGAGGACGCGCCTTCTCCGGGTCTCTGCTCCGGTGCCACCCTCGCCACCAGCTCCCTGCGGCACACAGCTTTCTGTCTGcgtccgtctgtccgtccgtcctGGGAAGCCTGTGCCGGGGCAGGTGTCACTCCCAGGTCAGACTCTGCCGGGCGCTGGGGGGACAGCGGGGCAGGCGCAGCAGTGGCGGGAGAGGAGGAAGCGTGGGAAGAGCGTGGCCTTTCCCTGCCAGCGAGTCTGCGAGTCTGTGCGCAGCGTGTGGCGGGGCGAGCCCGGGCCGTCAGGGGTCCCCAGCACTGGGCCATCGGGCCAGCGCCTCAAGCAGAagctgccccccctccctccaggatGGGCTAACAGGCGGGTGAGGCAGGGGTCTGGGCCGGCGGGGGCTCtgcctgctccagggcctgggcGGTTCTGCTGGTCGGGCTGCGCGCTCGGAGGAGCTGGCCACTGCCCtaggcgggcggggggggggggggggggaggacacttGCTAATGAGATGCGGTCCCTCCTCCACGGCCCAGGGGCCCCAGTATCTGGTGGCCCAGCGTGAGCAGGGCAGAGGCTGAGCAGTGAGtgcagggaggcgggaggaggaaaGTGCTGGGGGCCCTGGGCGCGGGGATCTGATGGCGGGGCTGGGGGTCCGGGCTGAGGATCTGGGCCTCCTGCACCCTCAGCTGGGGCTCAGGAAGtctggggaggctgggggcagCCAGACCCAAAGCTGCAGAGAACTTGGCCTCTGAGCTAAGCTGAGCCTCAAAGCCACCGGAAACCAGCCCACACCACGGGCTGCGGAAGGAAGGTCCCGGCCCGTCCTCGTGGTTTGTTTCATCGTGTCCTTCCCTGTGGGCCAGACACTTGCCCTCTTCCTGGGTCCTGGTTGCGGCTCTCGggctggtgggagcagggccccaTACAGGTCtctgctctttctctctgaagtaaaaACGCTCAGGCGGAGGAGGTAGCGAGTGAGGAAATGCACGGGGCGGTCAGAGCCCATCGCAGCCTTTCCACCCGCCGTGTGGCTGTGGCTCAGTCCTGCCCCCGCCTGGGCCTCCTGTCGTTGCCTGTGAAATGGGGCGGCACTTAGCACAGCCGGACACCGTGGGAGCCCTCCTGGAGGGGCGGGAGGCCGTGTGCCCTGCAGGCCTCGTGggccaccccacacacacacaccctggtcaCGCTCTGGCCCCAGAGCAGTGCCCTGTCCCAGGTGAGGCAGGGCCTGTTCCCACGGCTCAGATACCATCAGCCCAGCCGGTCCGACCAGCCCAGTGGGCACCTgggggccagtggggagggagggaaataagACCGAAACCAGCATTTTGGGCGTGGAGCTGTGGTGAGCCTTTCCCAGGTtctgggcacaggcctgagtCCAACTTGTTGAAAAGAGAGGTTGGCAAATAATTGGGAGTGTCCCCGAGAGCCAGACAGCCCCGCGGGCTCTCAGAGGGCTGCTCCGGCCAGGCTGTGCGGCCCGCGTCCGCGGTGCCATCCTTAGCCGTGGTAGGAAGTTTCTTCACCtctctgcctcggtttccccgccTTTAAGACGGAGATGAGTTCCTACCGTGTAGGATAACGATGGCGCTTAGGGAGGATGTAGGAGGTTAGCTGCTGTCGTCGTCATCGTCATTATTTCAAGTTGAGGGCTCACTGAGTGCCAGGCAGTGTGCTTTACGCCTGACGTGCCTTTATCTTGTTTAGTCGTCTCGTTAGCCCCACGATATTCCCTGGTTATTCCCACGatcccatttctcagatgagaaaTCCGGGGCTCTGACACCTGCCTGGGGCTCCCCCCAGACCAGGTGACTGGCCAGCTGGAGCCTGGACCGCCCCCCGCGGATATGGGAGGTGCGAGTTTTGCACCcaattcacagatgaggaaatggaggctccaAGAGTCAGGAAGGTGCCTGTAGGGAGGAGGAGGTTCTGCCAGCCTGTGGACCCAGCAGCGACCTCTGAGAAGGGAGCGAAGGCAGCTGGGCTTCCAAGACATCGTCCTGCCCCTGCTGATCCCGGCTCCGCCTCACCTCTGCTGTCAGGAGAGCAGGCCTCTTGTGTTACTTTCTTTTCCAGACGTGTAGTTTGGCTCTGGGGGATGCCTGGCCCTGCGGGTTGTTCCTCCCTCACTCCTCttccgcctcccctcccctcccaggacgCTGCTGCCTGTCCTCCCTCTCTGGTCAGCCCCAGGGCCCCACGACCCTTTATGGGATCTCATGGTGACCAGGGCTGCTGGTGGTCCCTCTGGCCGCGTGCACAGCGTGGGCACTGGCTTTCTCCCAGCCCCGTAGAGCCTGCAGCTTGCACATTTCGGCTCTTCAGGGCTGGGCTCCGCCCTTGGGGACTGGCTCCAGCTGTTGGAGTCCAGGCGCGGCTCCTCCATGTGAACTCGCGTTGGCTGTGAGGGACTAGGTTGGGCTCTTAGGCCTTAGCGGGGCCATCCTGGGCTAAGTCCATTAGAATCCAATTGACCTGGGTCCTGGGGAAGCCCGGGTCTCCATACAAttgccttagagcagcggttctcaacctgtgggtcacgacccctttgggggtcgaatgaccctttcacaggggtcgcctaaatacatcctgcatatcagatatttacattatgattcataacagtagccaaattacagttatgaagtagcaatgaaaataattttatggttgggggtcaccacaacatgaggaactgtattaaagggtcacggcattaggaaggttgagaaccacggcctcAGAGGCAAGGACCCTTCAGTGAGCGCACTtggcctgggagccaggggtTGAAAGGGCTGCTGACTCTCCAGGGGGAGGTGCCCGTGGAAGTCACGGGGACACACTGAGGCTGGCTCCCAGGGGCCTGTGGGGGGCTTGCTTAGGGGCGAGCTGGGCTCCTGGGGTTGGCCCTTTGGGACTAGGCTCCGCCCTCCGGGACTGGCTACAGCCTCAGGGTCTGGGCTGGGCTCTTAGGGCCAAGCTGGGAGCGCCAGGAGGGCACAGGAACGGGCACGGGCAGCGAGCAGAGGCTGTCCAGGTCTGGGGCCAGTTCTCTCTGCACAGAGGGGCCAGCGTGTGTTTAGGGAAACTTGCAGCTGAAACCGCGTTTAAGTCTCTGCGTCCGTGGCAGTTCGTCCTCCCAGCACGGCCCTCCAGGCCCAGTCCTGGGTGGGCTGCCTGTGGCTCCCTGGCCTTTCTTGTTTGAAGAGGTGGTTTCTTCCTCCTGCCGGGCGTGCCTCCCTGTTCCCTGGATTCCCGCCTGTGCCCCGGGTCTCTTCCAATGCCACTGCCCATTGCAGTTGCTGAGCAGGGAGAAAGGTGAGCAGGAAGCAGATTCCGAGAACAAAGGCTGGGCTGTGTGGGAAGGTCAGGGAGGTGAGGACCTTCCCACAGCCTCACCGCGGTGCCCGCAAGTCCACAGCCTCGAGGGCCCAGTGGGCCTGGGCCCAGCGACGGGGCCGCTGCCTTTGATGGTCACCCTCTGTCCCACgtcagcatcttttttttttttttactgaaatataatCCATATACCCTTCTGCTCACATAGTAAAACGTACAAGTCACTGGCTTCAgtctgttcccagagctgttgcacAGCAAGCACCAGTCATGTTTTAGACATTCTGTTCCGCCGAAGAAACCCGTATCCTCAGCCATCACGCCCCTGGCTCCAGCCCCCTCAGCCCCGAAGCCACGCCTCTCCTTCCCGTGCCTGTGGTTTGCCTACGCtggacattttacataaatgaaatcagaCCCTGTGTGGCCTTTTAGGTCTGGTTTCTTCAGCATCATGCGTTCAAGGTTCATCTGTGCTGCAGGATGCATCcagagttcatttattttttgtggctgaataatattccccTGTGGGGAGACCCCATTTTGTTTATCCAGTTATCACTTGGACATGTAGGGTGTTTCCGCTCCGTGCACCTTCTCACGTCTGCATGTGTCATTTCTCCTGGGTACACACCTACGAGCGAATCGCTGGGTCAGGCGGTAGCTTTACAGCTCACGCCTTTGGACCGGCCGGACTGTTTGCCACGTCTCCAGGCCAGCTTCCCGCCGTGCGACGCCACAGTGGCCGGAGCGGGTCCCCCACCCGGGGATGTGACGGGCCAAGTGGTCTCTGACCGCCCCGAATGGGTGCCATCCTTGTCTCCCTTTAACTTTCTGGAGGGGAATGTCCGGCACACTTAGTGGATTCCCCAaagcctccctgagcctccagaCCCCGTTCCTGCCAGTCCAGGGTTGGGTCAGTGCCGTACGCTGTCCTGCTCTGACCTGCTCTCATGGGCCCCTCTCAGGATGAAAGGgacagcctggccctggcccagtgtCTCCGTCGGTTGGAGCCTCGTCCCGTACATCAAACGCatttcgggttcgatccccagttggggcacatacgggaagcaaccagttgatgtttctctctcacatcgatgttttgtttctcttcctctctctctagaatcagtagaggattttaaaaaaatacagcctGGTACATGGTGAAGTGTTATGacatctgttttcttttctctccttcctggtGCTCGTCCTTCCGGAACCAGCAAGGAGCACTTCAACAACGTCCCTGACCTGGAGCTCAACCCGATCCGATCCAAAATCATCCGTGCCTTCTTCGATAACCGGTGGGCCTTGTCCCGCGTAGGGGGGCTGCGTCCTCGGGGAGCAGTTTGCCCCTGTAACTAACGTCTCACAGCCCTCGGTGCTCAGAACAGCCCTTGAGCTGGcgcagggaagaggagagagctgTTTGGGTAGGAGCTGTGAGCACAGGTTTGGGTCACACCGTTCTGGGGTCGTAGCTGGGTACGTTGGGTGGCTCACTCAGTCCCTCTAGGCCTCCGTATCAGTCAGCTttggctgtgtaacaaattaccccaacaCTTAGCAATTTAAAACAATGAGTATTTATGCTCTCACCGTTTGTGTGGATCAGGCATCTGGGTGCAAACAAGCTGAGTCCTCGGGTTCAGGGTCCGCTGGGGCtacagtcatctgaaggctcgaCTGGGGAGGCTGTGTTCCTGAGCTCCCTGTTGGCAGGCGGCCTCTCAGGACCTCTCCACAGGGCTACTCACACgtggcagctgctggctcccCCCGCTGAGATGTCCCCATGACAAGGAGGGGGACTGACTAGGCACCCCGATAGAAGCCACCAGTTTTGGTAACCCCACCTCTCAAGGCACAGGTCACCGCACACTTGGAAAAGGGACTGAACAGGGGCGTGGGATCCTTGGGGGCCACTCGGGAggctgcctcagttttctcatctgttaaatggaggTAATCACAGCCTCTGCCTTGCGGGGTCGCTGAGAGGGAGCAGAGATGATGCGCTAAAGCGCTAAGGGCTATCCTGCTTGTTGCTCTGGACTACAGACGGCAAAACTGAGCTTCAGGGAGATGGTGCACTTGGCTGCCTGAGTCCCAGAGCTGAGGCTCCGGCCAGAGCTCCTCCGCCAAATGCCGTGTTGTTGGCGTTGAAAGACTCACATGCCTGGATGGAGGCTCCTGGGGTGTGAGCTCCAGGCCTGACCCCTCTGTCCGCAGAGATCGCTGACACAGGAAGAACcagcagaaagaggaaggaagggattgGGCCATCAGGACTTCCCTGGCCCATTCCAAGTAGCGTGAGCCTGGACGGCTCAGCTCTGGTTGGACGGGGGCTGCGAGGCCCGAGCAAGATGCTGAGCCCCTCGGAGCCTCGCCTGCTCACAGGGGGAGTAGGGAGTCCTCCCTCCAGGGCTCATGGGGCAAGACCTGAGGAGAGAGCGACCGAGAGTTCACCAGGCAACGCGGGAGAGAAGACAACGCAGGATAACTGCTCGTGCAAAGGCCCAGTGAATTCGAAGCACTGCCTTCGACAGCTAGTTGTCCCAGGCCAGCTGGAAAGTGGCCCTTTGCTGGGATGCACAGTAAGGGCGGGACCCCCGCCTGCCATTCTGAGGGCCCCTCCCTCCGGGGCCGCCAGACTGTGGCCGCTGGGGTCCCTGGCGGAGGCCTCTCCAGAGCTGTTGTCACCGGGACCCGCCTGGTGGCCGTGACCACACCTGCTGTGTGCTCCCTGAGCCCCGCCCGGGCAGTGCCCTTTCTTGCCCCTCAGGAGGGCACACAGACAGGGACGGCAAACTGCCCGGATTCACTAAAGCACCTGGAGCCACGTGACCTGCCCTGGGAGTGACAGGCTCCTAGCGCTGCCTGGGCTGCTGGGACGCTGCCAAAGAACAGGCACTGcaggcccggcggccggcccgggtctgtcccagctgctccccagccccCGGTAGCCTGAACGCAGCCACAGCGACAGTGAAGGAACGGGCGTGGCTGTGAGCCAGTAACACTGTATTTGCGGACACTGAAAtgtgaatttcatgtaattttcactTGTCATGAAATGCCATCCTTTTGGGTTTTGCCCCCAAACATTCTTTCCACCATTTCAAAACATGAAGACCCTCCTGGGTCCCTGAGCTGCGCAAACACGGCGGCCCCGGGCTGCAGTGCCACCCCCGATGCCAAGGAAAGTGTCAGATGGACCGGGTGAGCTGCTGCACTGCCCGGAGCCTCGGTTCCCCCAGTGCGAGTCCCACCTGTGTGCCCGCAGCACAGCCAGGCCGCCCTGCGTCCCAGGCCCGGGCGCCAGGTCTCCGAGGACCTCCTGGGGCCGTGCTgagcctcccaggccctgggcccccgAGCAGGTTGTTGGGAAACAGAACGCAAGCTCGGACGGCCCCGGAGGGCAAAGTACGTGTCCCCAAGGGCTGAGTTCTCTGCGCTGTGGGGAGTTCTCAACTCCTTTCCAACCTGCCTTGCCACCCCTGCAGGAACCTGCGCAAGGGGCCCAGTGGCCTGGCCGACGAGATCAACTTTGAGGACTTCCTCACCATCATGGCCTACTTCCAGCCCATCGACATCACCATGGACGAGGAGCAGGTGCAGCTGTGCCGGAAAGAGAAGCTGCGATGTGCGCACCCTCCCCGTTCTgcgtgggcggggtggggggggggtgacaagCATGGGGGGGGGATGACCCCATCACAGAGTGGCTCTCCCACCTCCGAAATGGCCCCGTGGCGGCCTCCCCGTGAGCACCCTCAGCCGCGGCCGTCCCGGGAATAGAAGGGGTTGTCGGTGATGCGAAAGCAAGGCCCTGGGCTCAGACAGACCTGGTTCCCTCTGGCCCTTCCCCCGGGCGGCCGTGGGACCTTGGCCTGCACGTGGGGATCTGTGCGCCCAGGCTGGCTCGGAGGCTGATGGGATGACACGGCCGTGAAATCGATGAACCCGGGTCCAAACCCCTGGTTCCCCGGCCCTGACAGGGTGGCCGAGGGCAAGCACCTTAACTTCCATGAGCTTCAGCTGCCCGTCTGAGCCTCATGGGGAGCGTGAGGACGAGGGGAGAGGGTGTTTGACCGGGGCCCTGGCCAGCGCTGGACAGATGCCGGCAAAGGACTCCTGAGCTTGGGGCTCGCTGGGGCCGAGCCCCGAGGGCTGAGGCCGAGGTGCCTCTCAgccgctgcctctgtggctgtgggcgccagtGGTGGCAGCAAAGGAACGAGTGGATGTCACCAGGAGGAGGCGCTAACGCCCCTCATGCCCACAGCGGGAAGCTTTCGTCAGCCAGGGCCCCAGCCTGGGACCTGCCAGGGACAGAGCCATGAGCTAACACTGCTTTGTCTCCATGCCAACGATGCTGCCACATCACCCACGTGCGTGTGCCAGGCAGTCCTGGGCCCTAACCGCCTGCTGTCGCTCATCGAGCCCTGGCAGCACCATGAGGGAGACGTTTGCTATTCCCATgtcatagatggggaaactgaggctcagagaggttgggtcacctgcccaaggtcacccactAGGAAGTGGCCAGTTTGCCCCCTGGCCTTTGCCCTTGACCCCTATGGCTCTGGCATTGAGGCTTCACTGTGGGGGTCTTTTGCTCAGTGTGAGGCAGGTGAGGAGCTGGGAAGATGAGGGGGCAGGGCCCCGGGCTCCCTCCGCCTCCCTGACTGAGCCTCCCCACTGCTGCCCCAGTTCTGTTCCACATGTATGACTCGGACAGCGACGGCCGCATCACCCTGGAGGAATATCGAAATGTAAAGTATGCTCCTCGCccgcccggccagggctcctggcGCCTCCCGCCCAGCGGGCACGGAGGCCCTGGGTCACGTCTCTGCCCGCCGGCAGGTGGTGGAGGAGCTGCTCTCCGGGAACCCGCACATCGAGAAGGACTCGGCCCGCTCCATCGCCGACGGGGCCATGATGGAGGCGGCCAGCGTCTGCATGGGGCAGATGGTGAGTGATCTGCCAGGGCTGCGGCTGTGGGGCCTGCGGACCAGCTGGTAGCCTCTGGAGTGACCGGCAGCACCTGGCACCGTGGCAGGGCGGGGTGGTGCGGAGCAGGCTCGCTTTACTGTGTCTGCCTGCGTGGCTCGGAGGGGATTtgaggccctgaggcagggctcACAGGGAGCCCTCTTGGGCC
The sequence above is drawn from the Myotis daubentonii chromosome 19, mMyoDau2.1, whole genome shotgun sequence genome and encodes:
- the TESC gene encoding calcineurin B homologous protein 3 isoform X2, producing the protein MGAAQSASEEIRELMGKTGFSSDQIEQLRRRFKQLSGDQPTIRKEHFNNVPDLELNPIRSKIIRAFFDNRNLRKGPSGLADEINFEDFLTIMAYFQPIDITMDEEQVQLCRKEKLRFLFHMYDSDSDGRITLEEYRNVVEELLSGNPHIEKDSARSIADGAMMEAASVCMGQMEPDQVYEGITFDDFLKIWQGIDIETKMHVRFLNMETMALCH
- the TESC gene encoding calcineurin B homologous protein 3 isoform X1, whose translation is MDAAGLPRRSRRVSAPTPGGCVAAPVSSDQIEQLRRRFKQLSGDQPTIRKEHFNNVPDLELNPIRSKIIRAFFDNRNLRKGPSGLADEINFEDFLTIMAYFQPIDITMDEEQVQLCRKEKLRFLFHMYDSDSDGRITLEEYRNVVEELLSGNPHIEKDSARSIADGAMMEAASVCMGQMEPDQVYEGITFDDFLKIWQGIDIETKMHVRFLNMETMALCH